The following nucleotide sequence is from Synchiropus splendidus isolate RoL2022-P1 chromosome 1, RoL_Sspl_1.0, whole genome shotgun sequence.
CGTCATCATCACGATGACCAGCAGCGCAAGAGATGACAATGAGAAAGTGCTCGCACCCTTCACTTTGGGGCCAGAGAAGATTTGGGCCCAAAACGATGGCAATGTTACTTGGACTCATCTTGTTGATGGCCTGCTGCTCTGACAGCAGAGAAAGGAACTGTACCAGGTACCTGAAAAAGAAGATCATAGGAAACAATGAACTCTAGTTTTCCCAGTAAGTAATCCAGCTGGAATCAAACGTTCACACCTGAGGTTGTTATAGTTTTCACAAGGCAGCTTCTTTAACAGAGCTCGGaactgctgcagcttctctgtCAATTCTTTCTCCCTGTAAAACAGCAATAACatctataataatagtaataataataacaataacaataataataatacgtaCCCTGCTGCTTTAAACCAGTCATTGTAGAGTTCAAAGGTCATGAGAGGTTCTGGTAGTTCTCGTAGGTAACACTTCAACGCTCCtgttgtcacacacacactcagagtcaTCATGCTTCTACTCAATAAATCGATTATGTGTATATGTTTAGCTGCCTGTCAAATTGACAACTGGATGCACTTATGCAGGAAGTTGCAAATATAATGACGGGAAAATAAAGAATTACCAGCGACAATAAAGTTCACCTGCTACAGCGTGAGGATCCATGCTGAATTCGCTGTGATCAACTGTCCCCTGGTCCAGACAGGACTTCAGCCGCTTGACCACCGAGGCTGCTGCTGCCAGCCGAAACAACCCCTGTGGAGGAGGACGATGGAGAGCTGACAGGCTGTTACCAAGTATTCCTGCGCATTCACTGGTAGAACTTTCACCAGAGTCAGCAATGGCACCGTCATGggcctgttattattattattattattattattatcccaTGTATTCTCCTGGAATACTAGAGGACAATTCAGTCACCAATTCACCACTGCACATAGGAATTCCACGCACAAAAGACCCTGTACTTGTAGTTGTACTATTACTCTTCATAGTCATCACTAGTGTTGTAGAAGTGTAATAGTTGgtgaaataataatgatgataatattaAACCCCTAGATAGTAActgtagtagtagtcgtagtagtaccAGTAATAATAGTACCTAATAGTAGTGATAGTAGTTGGTTTTTAGCAGTAGTACCCATTACTGTAGAAAtcttttttggttgtttttgtttatttatttatttatttttgcaataatgtcatgtttttcagtcCACCATGTAGTATAAGAATAACAGAATGTTGGTCGTAATGTTATGGCCAATGTGGGTATATTCATACATCAATATGCTGACCAAATTTAGCAATTGTCTGGCAGATAAAGAGAGTCATTTGACGTTCATTTCAACATCAGCAGTAAAGAAAGAGTGATACCTCCTCCCTCATGCCTGTTTTCAGCAGCATTGAAATACACTCCTGGATGGGTGCTGCGATTTCCCTCTTGCTCTGCGACAAATGAGAGAGCAGAGTTTCTCCATAGACCTTCCGACCGGACAGGGTCAGGGTGGGACCTGCACACAACCAAGTCATGGGGAGAAGATGACTCTGACATCCTACAGTCCAAAGTAGCAGCATAAACTCACCTTTTCGATTGCTATCTTCTTTGAGTTCACTGATGTTCTCATTCAAGAACTCATGTGAATGTTTGTGGTATTGTGCTTGTAGTTCCAGAAGCTAAAACCAGGGCAATGTTACAGATCAAAAAACAAGTCTAAAATACacttcttttattttgactcaCTCGAATGAAATAATTGGAATAATCTTCTTCCTTTGTGGCAAAGTGGTATAAATCTGCTGAGTACTGGTCCTGGACAGACAAAACCAGAGGACAGATCATGAAAGCTCCTCTCACATTTGCTATCAAACACCAGTACCCTGATGCTCTGCAGCTTCCTCCAGGCTtcttccatttcttctctgagtCCATCCTGCTTGGCCTGCGCCCCAGTGCTGCTCTGGCTCCTGAGGACGAGACCCTTTCTGCGGTCAGCGAGTTCATTTGGATGAACTGCACTCAGGACAAGCGAGCGCTCACCTGATTTTGGCGTTGTTCCAGTCCATGGTGAGCTTTGCAAACTGCTTCTTGTTTTTGAGGATCTCGGGCAAATCATCCTGCATGGAGACGTCAGTATCTTACACAGGATCACTCAATAATTGTTCTCACACTGTCAACTCTGCCCACAACTGGTGAACAGCTCAACATCTCCAAACCTCACCAAAAAGAGCCAACGTTCCTGCTCCAAGCTCGACCACAAAGATTGCATGTTCAGCTGCCTGGACTCTTTTCACTGGTACATTGACAGTTGCATTAACTAACTCTCCAGACCAGGGTCCAATCAATTGGATTCTTCTGTTTTGAACTTCCACCCATTGGCCACGAATGTGTGTTCTGCTTAACACCAAGAGTTCTGCTTAACACTTTCTCCTCTGCTTTGACAGTGGGCGGGGTTTTCCTCACCATATTCGGTATTCCAggtgtgttttttgtgtgatgTATTTCAAGCACAAATCAAACATGACACTATTCTTCACTGTGCAAATAAACTCCACGATTtctgaaaatgaacttttttttatctatgTTTTGTCCATAGTAAAAGAATTGATTTTTGGTCTGATATTCAATAATTGTAATTCAATATGATACGTTCTTTTGTagtgaattatttttaaatataagaaACAATATATGGAATGTTAATTGAAAATGTTGCAGGGGCATCAGCGGATTTAATACTTGAACCTATTAAATCACAGGAATCCATCTACCTGTTTAACCGTTAAGCTGAAGAGCTGTGGTATTACCGCACcgccgtatatatatatatatatatatatatatatatatatatatatatatatatatatatatatatatatatatatatgcttatATGAATAGAATCAGTGATTGACTGAGGGAACGCTGGTCAGATTTAAATCCATACTGTCATAGCTGACTTAAAGAAACCTCAGAGGTTCGAGGAATCACTTGAGTTTATACCTCACCTCACTGAGTTTGTTCAGAGGCTCCAAAACTTCCTTTTCGAGACGAATCTCGAAATCTGCCAACATGGTGGCCAACATCTTCTCCATGAAGCAGCACATCTCCAGCACCCTCCTGTCACGCACACATGCATACACAACAGCTGAGTTATTTTTGTCATCTAACTGCTTtattgtaaaatgtaaaatgcttcACCGAACATGGGCTGTAGTTCAATGCAAGATTAAATAAGATATCACCGTGTACAATAAAATCCATCCCAATGTATTTATCTCGTGTTTGCTAAAGTAATTTCACATCTCTCAAATAAGCTTGCACTGCTGCTACAAATAACAAGAGACATCTGACCAACACACGCAGACGTTAAACACGGCTCGCACATCTGACTGCATGTGT
It contains:
- the sh3bp1 gene encoding SH3 domain-binding protein 1 isoform X2; the encoded protein is MPQDFYTRTWLWRVLEMCCFMEKMLATMLADFEIRLEKEVLEPLNKLSEDDLPEILKNKKQFAKLTMDWNNAKIRSQSSTGAQAKQDGLREEMEEAWRKLQSIRDQYSADLYHFATKEEDYSNYFIRLLELQAQYHKHSHEFLNENISELKEDSNRKGPTLTLSGRKVYGETLLSHLSQSKREIAAPIQECISMLLKTGMREEGLFRLAAAASVVKRLKSCLDQGTVDHSEFSMDPHAVAGALKCYLRELPEPLMTFELYNDWFKAAGEKELTEKLQQFRALLKKLPCENYNNLRYLVQFLSLLSEQQAINKMSPSNIAIVLGPNLLWPQSEGELAMFDMAAASSVQVVTVVEPLIQYSSDLFPEEASFEIPQLLRSGSQSSVLTPSEKKKASRSTSCAASSVSSSFSNQLTLSKTKSAATQDCSMVQSKPTFLSQGGPTPAPRAGPTNVNALQPSLTSNATSNQGPSKSKESAPNPVYTRSPPPEKLSDQQPGNISSPSAAPESVKVALPPKPKRCLNDAVVPKFPKPKAPEPPRHQAPPPPSSAAGTAVMPQDQPANLKKPPSKKPGTRSPNCPPPLPPPSQGKVVPTVAQ